AGCTCGATGAAGATGCACTCGCCCGGGCACAGCTCGGCCGAGTCGATCACCCGAGGCTGGAAGTCCGGTGCCACCGGCACCATCGAGCCCGCTCCACCCGGGTCGTTCCCGATGTCCA
This window of the Acidimicrobiales bacterium genome carries:
- a CDS encoding ferredoxin, with the translated sequence MHVWIDQDLCTGDGLCTDHCPEIFVILEDGIAYVRDGMDIGNDPGGAGSMVPVAPDFQPRVIDSAELCPGECIFIELG